The stretch of DNA aacataacattttgaaatattaaaaaaactgAGAATTTGGTGCTTTCTTTGATAAATCCAAGATCTATATACAAACTCTTTTATTTGgtaaatggaaataaaaattaatggtgTTATAATAATAAACTGTAAACTGATTGTAAAAGTCTCAAGGATGTGGACAATTtagattgaaaatatttgtctagtggagcaatttttcttgtatcTAGGGATTGTTTTGcgtttaataaaaatggagaaaaatgtagaaataaaatttcttttcaatgtaCTTAACATCCATGGCTTTCTCCCTCCTTGGTGGGTCTTATCGATGTGTTTTCATCAGCAGAAAGTGGTTGAAGAACAtgagaaaaagtaatttcccTCCACCACAGAAGAGGATTATTAATCAAAGTCGAAAAGAGGAATAAATGTtccaaaaaggaatttattttatgggttaaaattatgtgacataaaaatcttaaaagcaATATTGATGAGGAActaaatcctttttctttgtGCCTAAagtattttgtttgttttttttaattaataatttcattacatttaTTTACTCACAAgattattaattcaaaaaggGAGTATAGAGAACACTCGGTTAATATTGGGCGGGGAATTTAGGGGTTGTTTCTGTtagaaatcttttcatttcttccacaattcgaaaattttaatatttttttaaaaaaaattgcaagattttcataaaaataattttccagaactttttaaaaactcttctAGAAGATTTTTGGAATAGTTAAACTTTTGTTATAATTTTATAACACAACAGAacgatgataaaaaaatgatctttcaaaatcttacaactttCTTGTTATAagataatgttaaaaaaagattttagttAGAAGCAACCcctttacttatttttttttaaatcacaaaaaaattaattttttgaaagaaaaactgtGTAAAAGAATTCCTCATTCGCACAGATTTTTCCCAGATAATGACCCcttgaatttcttccttcCATTGCCCAAAGAAAGCTTAAATAAAGGACTCCCACCCAACTCAATCTTTACCtccaaaagagaagaaaattcttcattcagtagaataaattaaattaatttaatttccgcCTCTGAGGGGGTGATTGTTGCATTTAGCACGACCCAAATTCATCCATCCACTTCTCAAAGTGCGCAACATCTCCCATTGAAACGGATTTCCGTGTCCTGGACATTGCATCGCGGAAATCCTGCGTGGTGATGGGGACATCCACTTCTTCGCGCCTTATCTGGCGAATTTGACTCGGAGAGCATCCCGTAATCTTCCGCCGGATGGTCATCATGGCGGCATCGCGACAAATGTTGCTGATATCAGAGCCCGTGTAGCCTTTCAGCTGGTCAGAGATTGCATTTGTGTCCAGACTATCGGAAACATTGACCCCTTTGAGGCAGAGCTTCAGCAGGGCACAGCGGGTCTCCTCATTGGGTAGCCCAATGTAGATGCGCTTCTCAAAACGCCGCCGGAAGGCCTCATCAATGTCCCAGGGATGATTTGTTGCAGCCAACACCATGATGATCTTCTCATCATTGCTTGTGGCATTGAGTCCATCCATTTGAATGAGGAGTTCTGCTTTGAATCTACGACTTGCCTCATGCTCCGAATCATTCCCACGAGCAGCGCAGAGAGAATCAATTTCATCGATAAAAATCGTACTGGGTGCATGAAAACGGGCCTaagcaaaaagaagaaaaaaatccttcagaaGGAAGCACAGAGATTCATCCTGAAAGACACTCTTTTACCATTTCAAACAACAGCCTGACCATCTTCTCACTCTCTCCACGATATTTGGATGTTAGTGTGCTGGAGGAGACATTGAAAAATGTTGTCCCACATTCCGTGGCCACAGCTTTAGCCAGCATGGTCTTCCCTGTACCAGGAGGTCCTACCATCAGGATTCcctgcaaaaattttcaataaattgaaaagaagatataaaaaaaatttatcaaagaaaaagggaaaattgaggTAAAAACTCACCCTCCATGGGCGACGAATCCCTTTGAAAAAGTCAGGCATGAGAACAGGAAGAACAACAGCCTCCTGGAGGATTGTCTTTGCCTCATTGAGTCCTGCTACGTCGCTCCACTGAACATTCGGGTTACGCTGCAGGATATCCTTTTCTAAAGTATCCACCAAGTGGTTTTCATACctgaaaagaattatttttgaagattttttcatttatttaatcaattggttcaaaaattcattgaaagctTCATGAAAAGccctcaaaattaattttcctgataaaatataaataatctgagaaaaattagtaaagaggaaaaatttcccaacaaaaaTAAGAttctaaaggagtttattcatttctgtttgggaaaaaaaacaggaaaacCTCGATtaggtaataaataaataatcttcttaattttccaTACCCATGAGCATTGAAGTGTTTGTTCTTTGTGGCGCTTTTTGGTGAATTTGAGTGCGTTGAATGGGGATTATCCTCAATTGATGTTACTTCCTGATCATCTGAGGCGCAAGCTTCCTCCGAACTTGACTTTTTCGGCTTCTCCTTGGCTGCCTTGAGCTTTCTTGCGCGCATTCGCTCAACTGAACGACTTTTCCTAATCGACGACGACATCTTGCTACTCCTGCCACGCTTTTCCGGTGGATGGTACGTCGGATGATGACCcaaattgtgatttattgaAGGCAGTGTGGGTTGAAGTTCAGGATCTCTGCGTCGAAGGGATGAAATCCATCGAGAATCTGTAGGATTGGGCGGTGAGAGTGTTGAGGAATTTGTCCTGAGCATAGGATGCACTTCCGCCACGTGCTGACGGGCATTTTCTGCACGCAATAGATaacgagaaaagaaaaatacggAAGTAGACATGAAAAATGGAGTATCATGGTATTTCCCCAAATACAACTTTTCCTTTCCGCAGTCATTCACCCCATGCGGAAGCTCCCTCACAGCATGGAGGGTGACTCATTGAACTTGGAGTTGTACTCTGAACACTTCAATCAATCGAATGGGGATAAGTGGGGGGTGTGTTGTAAAGGTGGCCAAAGGGGAAATTAGGCCTTAAgaggagaatatttttcagtgaatttttaccagaaaataaaaaggaaaagatttttttcaggaaggaatttcattaatttttgctgtgttcaaaaaattgaaaaatacattttctcttctagaatttctaaaaaataatttgcactattaaaggaattttcaaaaagtttctttttaaacttaacctgctggccgccaagaccttggagcttccttagagcgccaaggtggggtcgttgaacgaccccaagaaggaagtcgattttctcataaactataaaaccgggaactgtcgggtcactacctttagactccttatatagtcctcttgccccttgcatcacaaattcgccacccggaaacacgcagaagaagatattagggaaaaacatttttcactcatttttcacactttcttcgtgagaaatttgccacgaagttgactgcaactgctatttttttcactacttccccacattcccctcactccccgcaccgtgataaatggcaatatttctcgaatattctttattgttttgcacatttatatgcttctaattatgttttatgttgtttatgttacttattcgcgataattctgacactaagaaggtaaagtgagaaagtaaacacaacccttcatcccccttcaaccatatgatttatgatgtgactaacttcattctaagaaattttccgcagcatggccgttacaccaatttttgaattcccttcttctacattttccttaataacttttcttgtggtggacggattgagctgaaatttttacacaacctcctcagataaccaaagaacttatttccaaaagatgggaatggtatcttttatatttattaagttatagcacgaaatatagggctggggtcgttcaacgaccccgcttggcggcctagaggttaaagtATAAagcaagttttcttaatttcaactaataaggtgaaattcactaccTACTGAGTTATGTTTTGATCATATCTAAAGTCAGGCCATGCTTTAATTTGTTAGACAAAGTCTAAGttttttcaatgcattttttaaggttttataATTAGCTCAAATTCAAGCAAAATTGAGATAGatgggaattaaaaaaaataattttaataattttgatacccaaaaataattaaaataaagccGCCTC from Lutzomyia longipalpis isolate SR_M1_2022 chromosome 4, ASM2433408v1 encodes:
- the LOC129795863 gene encoding katanin p60 ATPase-containing subunit A1 isoform X2, with protein sequence MFSAKIREEETYRRVTKINMDSVTCFHGLKFSQPAPPPQPQIPHLAPTSQAPSSFHQMARMMDSLILDNFGPFAFTKITATHRPTPASRGSGDGGLKKTPITASASNLPHNSSSYSKINYNGGKVASQENARQHVAEVHPMLRTNSSTLSPPNPTDSRWISSLRRRDPELQPTLPSINHNLGHHPTYHPPEKRGRSSKMSSSIRKSRSVERMRARKLKAAKEKPKKSSSEEACASDDQEVTSIEDNPHSTHSNSPKSATKNKHFNAHGYENHLVDTLEKDILQRNPNVQWSDVAGLNEAKTILQEAVVLPVLMPDFFKGIRRPWRGILMVGPPGTGKTMLAKAVATECGTTFFNVSSSTLTSKYRGESEKMVRLLFEMARFHAPSTIFIDEIDSLCAARGNDSEHEASRRFKAELLIQMDGLNATSNDEKIIMVLAATNHPWDIDEAFRRRFEKRIYIGLPNEETRCALLKLCLKGVNVSDSLDTNAISDQLKGYTGSDISNICRDAAMMTIRRKITGCSPSQIRQIRREEVDVPITTQDFRDAMSRTRKSVSMGDVAHFEKWMDEFGSC
- the LOC129795863 gene encoding katanin p60 ATPase-containing subunit A1 isoform X1; the encoded protein is MSGVMMRNVSNSNPSLDRSDVHVEYEVSVPIVQSFRHTPYHSLWNLHQCQPAPPPQPQIPHLAPTSQAPSSFHQMARMMDSLILDNFGPFAFTKITATHRPTPASRGSGDGGLKKTPITASASNLPHNSSSYSKINYNGGKVASQENARQHVAEVHPMLRTNSSTLSPPNPTDSRWISSLRRRDPELQPTLPSINHNLGHHPTYHPPEKRGRSSKMSSSIRKSRSVERMRARKLKAAKEKPKKSSSEEACASDDQEVTSIEDNPHSTHSNSPKSATKNKHFNAHGYENHLVDTLEKDILQRNPNVQWSDVAGLNEAKTILQEAVVLPVLMPDFFKGIRRPWRGILMVGPPGTGKTMLAKAVATECGTTFFNVSSSTLTSKYRGESEKMVRLLFEMARFHAPSTIFIDEIDSLCAARGNDSEHEASRRFKAELLIQMDGLNATSNDEKIIMVLAATNHPWDIDEAFRRRFEKRIYIGLPNEETRCALLKLCLKGVNVSDSLDTNAISDQLKGYTGSDISNICRDAAMMTIRRKITGCSPSQIRQIRREEVDVPITTQDFRDAMSRTRKSVSMGDVAHFEKWMDEFGSC